From Cellulomonas oligotrophica, a single genomic window includes:
- a CDS encoding DUF58 domain-containing protein — protein sequence MSLRPTPRGWALLAAAVVTFQLGVWLGSIDLVRIGLLLTALVVTALLVALLRDPARGRRRLDVVRSVAPNPVHAGEETQVRVEVVASDGAGRARLAGLRLAEQAAVELSGGRPLRARVARTPDRVTVRYPVRAAQRGRWPLGPLVVTRTDVFGVVRARSTLGGESEVAVWPAVSALPAPADVLVGEPDRVALGARTPSTDDANLRDYREGDDLRRVHWRSSARRGALLVRSDERAGLRPVSVLVDLPVRSSAAEWTVSMAASMALAMLDGGHRVRLVGSAVGARPQDGLRGGATPFLHATAGTGARAGLLDLTVDLEAPRNQQEADARLLDAAHLLDTSDAAGQIVLAVLGPASHAARGALAHIGDATQGWALVRGDGRGLDANEAHHTAQALRRAGWRVAAAEAGEDPVACWLRLLGAGR from the coding sequence ATGAGCCTGCGCCCGACCCCGCGCGGCTGGGCCCTGCTCGCCGCCGCGGTCGTCACGTTCCAGCTCGGCGTGTGGCTCGGGTCGATCGACCTGGTGCGCATCGGCCTGCTGCTCACCGCCCTGGTGGTCACCGCCCTCCTCGTGGCGCTGCTGCGGGACCCCGCGCGCGGGCGGCGGCGCCTCGACGTCGTCCGCTCCGTCGCGCCGAACCCCGTGCACGCGGGCGAGGAGACGCAGGTCCGCGTCGAGGTCGTCGCCTCCGACGGCGCCGGGCGCGCCCGGCTCGCCGGGCTCCGGCTCGCCGAGCAGGCCGCCGTCGAGCTGTCCGGCGGGCGGCCGCTGCGCGCCCGCGTCGCGCGCACGCCCGACCGCGTGACCGTCCGCTACCCCGTGCGGGCGGCCCAGCGCGGGCGCTGGCCGCTCGGGCCGCTGGTCGTGACCCGCACGGACGTCTTCGGCGTCGTGCGGGCGCGCTCCACCCTCGGGGGCGAGTCCGAGGTCGCCGTCTGGCCCGCCGTCAGCGCCCTGCCCGCACCGGCGGACGTGCTGGTCGGCGAGCCGGACCGCGTCGCGCTCGGCGCGCGCACCCCCTCGACCGACGACGCGAACCTGCGCGACTACCGCGAGGGCGACGACCTGCGCCGCGTCCACTGGCGCAGCTCCGCCCGGCGCGGCGCCCTGCTGGTGCGCTCCGACGAGCGCGCCGGGCTGCGCCCCGTCTCGGTGCTCGTCGACCTGCCCGTGCGCAGCAGCGCCGCCGAGTGGACCGTCTCGATGGCCGCGTCGATGGCGCTGGCGATGCTCGACGGCGGGCACCGCGTCCGGCTCGTCGGCTCGGCCGTCGGCGCACGGCCCCAGGACGGCCTCCGGGGCGGTGCGACACCGTTCCTGCACGCGACCGCCGGCACGGGGGCCCGCGCCGGGCTGCTCGACCTCACCGTCGACCTCGAGGCGCCCCGGAACCAGCAGGAGGCCGACGCCCGGCTGCTGGACGCCGCGCACCTGCTCGACACCAGCGACGCCGCCGGGCAGATCGTGCTCGCCGTCCTGGGCCCGGCGTCGCACGCGGCCCGCGGCGCGCTCGCCCACATCGGCGACGCGACGCAGGGCTGGGCCCTCGTGCGCGGCGACGGACGCGGGCTCGACGCCAACGAGGCCCACCACACCGCGCAGGCCCTGCGCCGCGCCGGCTGGCGGGTCGCCGCCGCCGAGGCCGGCGAGGACCCGGTCGCGTGCTGGCTGCGCCTGCTCGGGGCGGGTCGATGA
- the mraZ gene encoding division/cell wall cluster transcriptional repressor MraZ, with translation MSHEQSGAFGSSAPFLGTYTPRLDDKGRLILPAKFRPQLAPGLVMTRGQERCLFLLPMDEFGRMHDRLRTAPVTSKQARDYLRVFLSGASDEVPDKQGRITVPPLLRRYAGLDRDVAVIGTGTRVEIWDLPAWESYLAEQEAGYAGTTEEIFPDGPF, from the coding sequence GTGAGCCATGAGCAGTCCGGCGCCTTCGGCTCGTCCGCGCCGTTCCTCGGGACGTACACGCCGCGCCTGGACGACAAGGGTCGGCTCATCCTCCCGGCCAAGTTCCGGCCCCAGCTCGCGCCGGGTCTGGTCATGACGCGCGGCCAGGAGCGCTGCCTCTTCCTGCTGCCCATGGACGAGTTCGGGCGCATGCACGACCGGCTGCGCACCGCGCCCGTGACGAGCAAGCAGGCCCGGGACTACCTGCGGGTGTTCCTGTCCGGCGCGAGCGACGAGGTGCCGGACAAGCAGGGGCGCATCACCGTGCCCCCGCTGCTGCGGCGCTACGCCGGCCTCGACCGGGACGTGGCCGTCATCGGCACCGGCACCCGCGTCGAGATCTGGGACCTGCCCGCCTGGGAGTCCTACCTCGCCGAGCAGGAGGCCGGCTACGCCGGCACGACCGAGGAGATCTTCCCCGACGGCCCCTTCTGA
- a CDS encoding transglutaminase family protein — protein MLAAPARGGSMSAAAGPERGLRAVVGTALCVAATWASLLALGGLVEGSRWYTVACTAVLVVAASAALARAVSRTWWLPTLVGGLVAAVGLVLRYGSPPGRPQFLPDLDALARAWDVAREGVRVVNDSYVPMPDVRPGEMLVVLGAVGVVLLVDAAVLAVRVPALAGVALLALWVPAILLGFPAGALPLALTGLAYLALLAFGAAPQHARAGRARRAGAAAGAGAALVALALVAGPPLMSVPGWASMSLPRFGAGPVGPLELSSELDLRDSLGQRSSQVVLRYTVTGAEDDGTDDGEDGAVDLGSADDDDPVADARLVGPLRAFTLATFDGRSWERTETDDLAGWDPAGLLASDPALRGLPPDPAAGTLATVEVQVGALSEQRLPVTTFPRTLDAAEDWQYDAARDEVVSDDPTRDGERYAMVVQVPDLTADRLRDAAPGTPPQAELYTAVPPTTNAEDVARTAREVTAEATTPYEQALALQSWFRSATNFVYDTRVPPARSQDAVWDFLQTRRGYCVQFSTAMTIMARSLDIPARVAVGFLPGEADDEGGYVVTGRLAHAWPELYFEGLGWVRFEPTPASQTGPPPVWANPFTGATVPASVPDEVDRDQAAPVPSASSTAPVADGPSGPGEDVSWLVVALGTGVGLVLLAAAAGIGVLLARRARVQAYLTPERAWATLRRRLARRGITWSDATTARAAAVRLEDEIGRRSSDVTAADAARAALASLLAAVEAQRYAPQGAAAPQDVASTDADRRSGTAGTRGSDRTEELAGWVETIRLACTRPVSDRPRADAGPSAPPAGP, from the coding sequence GTGCTGGCTGCGCCTGCTCGGGGCGGGTCGATGAGCGCGGCGGCGGGCCCGGAGCGCGGGCTGCGCGCCGTCGTCGGCACGGCCCTGTGCGTCGCGGCCACCTGGGCGAGCCTGCTGGCCCTGGGCGGCCTCGTCGAGGGCAGCCGCTGGTACACGGTCGCGTGCACCGCGGTGCTCGTCGTCGCGGCGTCCGCCGCCCTCGCCCGCGCCGTGTCGCGCACGTGGTGGCTGCCCACGCTGGTGGGCGGGCTGGTGGCCGCGGTCGGTCTCGTGCTGCGCTACGGCTCCCCGCCCGGTCGCCCGCAGTTCCTGCCGGACCTCGACGCCCTCGCCCGCGCGTGGGACGTCGCCCGCGAGGGCGTGCGGGTCGTCAACGACTCGTACGTGCCGATGCCCGACGTGCGGCCCGGCGAGATGCTCGTCGTGCTCGGCGCCGTGGGCGTGGTCCTGCTCGTCGACGCCGCCGTGCTGGCCGTGCGCGTCCCGGCGCTCGCCGGTGTCGCGCTGCTCGCGCTGTGGGTGCCGGCGATCCTGCTCGGGTTCCCCGCGGGTGCGCTGCCCCTGGCCCTGACCGGCCTGGCGTACCTCGCCCTGCTCGCGTTCGGCGCCGCGCCGCAGCACGCCCGGGCCGGTCGGGCCCGGCGCGCCGGGGCGGCCGCCGGCGCCGGTGCCGCGCTCGTCGCGCTCGCCCTCGTCGCCGGCCCGCCCCTGATGAGCGTGCCGGGCTGGGCGTCGATGTCGCTGCCGCGCTTCGGGGCCGGGCCCGTCGGTCCGCTCGAGCTCAGCAGCGAGCTCGACCTGCGCGACAGCCTCGGCCAGCGCTCCTCGCAGGTCGTGCTGCGCTACACCGTCACCGGGGCGGAGGACGACGGGACCGACGACGGCGAGGACGGCGCCGTGGACCTCGGCTCGGCCGACGACGACGACCCGGTCGCCGACGCACGCCTCGTCGGGCCCCTGCGGGCCTTCACGCTCGCGACCTTCGACGGGCGGAGCTGGGAGCGGACCGAGACGGACGACCTCGCGGGCTGGGACCCCGCCGGCCTGCTCGCCTCCGACCCGGCCCTGCGGGGCCTGCCGCCCGACCCCGCCGCGGGGACGCTCGCGACCGTCGAGGTGCAGGTCGGCGCCCTGAGCGAGCAGCGGCTGCCCGTGACGACCTTCCCGCGCACGCTCGACGCCGCCGAGGACTGGCAGTACGACGCCGCGCGCGACGAGGTCGTGTCGGACGACCCCACCCGGGACGGCGAGCGCTACGCGATGGTCGTGCAGGTGCCCGACCTGACGGCCGACCGGCTGCGGGACGCGGCACCGGGGACCCCGCCGCAGGCCGAGCTGTACACGGCAGTCCCGCCCACCACGAACGCCGAGGACGTCGCCCGGACCGCGCGCGAGGTCACCGCCGAGGCCACCACCCCCTACGAGCAGGCGCTCGCGCTGCAGTCCTGGTTCCGGTCGGCGACGAACTTCGTGTACGACACCCGCGTGCCGCCCGCACGGTCGCAGGACGCCGTGTGGGACTTCCTGCAGACCCGGCGCGGGTACTGCGTCCAGTTCTCGACCGCGATGACGATCATGGCCCGCAGCCTGGACATCCCGGCGCGCGTCGCCGTCGGGTTCCTGCCCGGCGAGGCCGACGACGAGGGCGGCTACGTCGTCACCGGACGCCTCGCCCACGCCTGGCCCGAGCTGTACTTCGAGGGCCTCGGATGGGTGCGGTTCGAGCCCACCCCCGCGTCGCAGACCGGCCCGCCGCCCGTGTGGGCGAACCCGTTCACGGGGGCGACCGTCCCGGCGAGCGTGCCCGACGAGGTGGACCGCGACCAGGCGGCACCGGTGCCGAGCGCGTCGAGCACGGCACCGGTGGCCGACGGCCCGTCCGGCCCGGGTGAGGACGTGTCCTGGCTCGTCGTCGCGCTCGGGACGGGCGTCGGGCTGGTGCTGCTGGCCGCCGCCGCCGGGATCGGTGTGCTGCTCGCGCGGCGGGCACGCGTGCAGGCCTACCTCACGCCGGAGCGGGCGTGGGCGACGCTGCGACGACGGCTCGCCCGGCGCGGGATCACCTGGTCGGACGCGACCACGGCACGCGCCGCGGCCGTGCGGCTGGAGGACGAGATCGGGCGGCGCTCGTCCGACGTCACCGCCGCCGACGCCGCACGGGCGGCCCTGGCGTCGCTGCTCGCCGCGGTGGAGGCGCAGCGTTACGCGCCGCAGGGCGCCGCGGCACCTCAGGACGTCGCGAGCACCGACGCGGACCGGCGCAGCGGCACGGCCGGGACGCGCGGGAGCGACCGGACCGAGGAGCTCGCCGGCTGGGTCGAGACGATCCGCCTGGCGTGCACCCGACCGGTCAGCGACCGCCCTCGTGCCGACGCCGGTCCCAGCGCTCCTCCAGCCGGGCCATGA
- the rsmH gene encoding 16S rRNA (cytosine(1402)-N(4))-methyltransferase RsmH, with amino-acid sequence MEQHDDAAGRHTPVLLQRCLDLLAPALAAPGAVMVDSTLGMGGHTEGVLRAFEHVRVVGIDRDPQALALAGRRLAVFGDRFTGVHAVYDEIRDVLDDLGIASVQGVLMDLGVSSLQLDEADRGFAYAQDAPLDMRMDPTRGPTAADVLNTYDERDIARVLRVYGEERFAPRIAREVVRRRAADPWRRTGELVDLVRACIPAATRKTGGHPAKRTFQALRIEVNGELAALERALPASVEALAVGGRIVVEAYQSLEDRLVKRALAAGATSSAPPDLPVEPETHTPYLRLLTRGAEEADEAELARNPRAQSVRLRAAERTRPTPDHLRTTRRAA; translated from the coding sequence GTGGAGCAGCACGACGACGCGGCAGGCCGCCACACGCCCGTCCTGCTCCAGCGCTGCCTCGACCTGCTGGCCCCCGCGCTCGCCGCGCCCGGTGCCGTCATGGTCGACTCCACGCTCGGCATGGGCGGCCACACCGAGGGCGTGCTGCGCGCCTTCGAGCACGTGCGCGTCGTCGGGATCGACCGCGACCCGCAGGCGCTCGCGCTCGCCGGGCGCCGCCTGGCCGTCTTCGGCGACCGCTTCACGGGTGTGCACGCGGTCTACGACGAGATCCGGGACGTCCTCGACGACCTCGGCATCGCGTCGGTGCAGGGCGTGCTCATGGACCTCGGCGTCTCCTCGCTGCAGCTCGACGAGGCGGACCGGGGGTTCGCCTACGCGCAGGACGCGCCGCTGGACATGCGGATGGACCCGACCCGCGGCCCCACCGCCGCCGACGTGCTGAACACCTACGACGAGCGTGACATCGCCCGCGTGCTGCGGGTCTACGGCGAGGAGCGGTTCGCCCCGCGCATCGCCCGCGAGGTCGTGCGCCGTCGTGCCGCCGACCCGTGGCGGCGCACGGGCGAGCTCGTCGACCTCGTCCGCGCCTGCATCCCGGCGGCGACCCGCAAGACCGGCGGGCACCCCGCCAAGCGCACCTTCCAGGCGCTGCGCATCGAGGTCAACGGCGAGCTGGCCGCGCTCGAGCGGGCGCTGCCCGCCTCGGTCGAGGCCCTGGCCGTCGGCGGCCGCATCGTCGTCGAGGCGTACCAGTCGCTCGAGGACCGCCTGGTCAAGCGCGCCCTGGCCGCCGGGGCGACGTCGAGCGCGCCGCCCGACCTGCCCGTGGAGCCCGAGACCCACACGCCCTACCTGCGCCTGCTGACGCGGGGCGCGGAGGAGGCCGACGAGGCCGAGCTCGCGCGCAACCCGCGCGCGCAGTCCGTGCGGCTGCGGGCCGCCGAGCGCACCCGTCCCACGCCCGACCACCTGCGAACGACCCGGAGGGCTGCATGA
- a CDS encoding AAA family ATPase, with product MQALPSPDELDELVSTTVRLRTSIEQVITGRPALVRVALAVLLAEGHLLLEDVPGVGKTTLAKAIARSIDAPVGRIQFTPDLLPSDLTGVNIFRAQTHEFEFRPGPVFAHVVIGDEINRASPKTQSALLECMQEAQATVDGRTYPLPRPFLVVATQNPVEMEGTYPLPEAQRDRFMARLTVGYPSVESELEMLEQQESSDPLDRLRPVTDAPHVARLIATTRRLYAAPTVKRYVVDLVGATREDPGLRLGASPRAAIQLLRAAKALAAMDGRDHVLPDDVQELAVAVLAHRLLPSTETRLSGRTTQDVVTDVVARVPLPRAEQPRPRRALG from the coding sequence ATGCAGGCACTGCCGTCCCCCGACGAGCTCGACGAGCTCGTCTCCACCACCGTGCGCCTGCGCACCTCGATCGAGCAGGTGATCACCGGGCGCCCCGCGCTGGTCCGGGTCGCGCTCGCCGTGCTGCTCGCCGAGGGGCACCTCCTGCTGGAGGACGTTCCCGGCGTCGGCAAGACGACGCTCGCCAAGGCGATCGCCCGCAGCATCGACGCCCCCGTCGGCCGGATCCAGTTCACGCCGGACCTGCTGCCCAGCGACCTGACGGGCGTGAACATCTTCCGCGCGCAGACGCACGAGTTCGAGTTCCGCCCCGGGCCCGTCTTCGCGCACGTCGTCATCGGCGACGAGATCAACCGGGCCTCGCCCAAGACGCAGTCCGCCCTGCTGGAGTGCATGCAGGAGGCGCAGGCCACCGTCGACGGCCGCACCTACCCCCTCCCGCGCCCCTTCCTCGTCGTCGCGACCCAGAACCCGGTCGAGATGGAGGGCACGTACCCCTTGCCCGAGGCCCAGCGGGACCGCTTCATGGCCCGCCTGACCGTCGGCTACCCGAGCGTGGAGTCCGAGCTGGAGATGCTCGAGCAGCAGGAGAGCTCCGACCCGCTCGACCGCCTGCGACCCGTCACGGACGCCCCGCACGTCGCCCGCCTCATCGCGACGACCCGACGCCTCTACGCCGCGCCCACGGTCAAGCGGTACGTGGTCGACCTCGTCGGCGCGACGCGCGAGGACCCCGGGCTGCGCCTGGGTGCCTCGCCGCGCGCCGCCATCCAGCTGCTGCGCGCCGCCAAGGCCCTCGCCGCGATGGACGGTCGCGACCACGTGCTGCCCGACGACGTGCAGGAGCTCGCCGTCGCCGTCCTCGCCCACCGCCTGCTGCCCAGCACCGAGACACGCCTGTCGGGGCGCACCACGCAGGACGTCGTCACCGACGTCGTCGCCCGGGTGCCCCTCCCCCGTGCCGAGCAGCCCCGCCCCCGGCGGGCGCTCGGCTGA